A genomic region of Chelmon rostratus isolate fCheRos1 chromosome 8, fCheRos1.pri, whole genome shotgun sequence contains the following coding sequences:
- the bcam gene encoding basal cell adhesion molecule isoform X2, protein MDGITFGRASLLCTLLLLWAFQVCSGAVTVKVAPKVEVLKGETAKLPCTYSVSPPSSNAVVEWYYIEEHGTRKRVAFRSQDGEGKSDDGTILTGRVTIGQDFTLTISSVQPTDELVFYCYVTTGPAGVGDASTMLKVFFAPEKPELTRPSSQAITAGETTSSEIGTCVTMNGHPQPRIIWFKDDQPLPEVKDRKEKTYMIPSVVKEASGLYTIKSTLYMQPTKADKDSVFQCTVEYSMPGDQIKQKKSNTITINLNYPSEKATFSLLSNDPVKEGDSVTMKCETDGNPQPEFDFTKDEQPVSGQGGLLTLKSVKRTDEGVYKCTAIDFDNMEADLSGTISLTVHYIDPVTVTAVQPEVVMLGDKAEWQCKTKASAPHTVHWKKGSEVLSQDGTLSIQEVSYDKAGEYMCVAAVPSVPGLTAEASVNLSVKGKPVIESPTAGEVGKEGDMVTLKCSAYGSPAPQFTWKPSGKESVAVEGNKMVSTLTLQATAEVMKDGVTCEVSNEHGSDSKPIPVSLKRVDNSADRADKQQGGSSGVVIAVVVCVLLLLLLVALIYFLNKKSKLPCSKKDKKEVATGEVNNDIVVEMKTDKANEEAGLLNKRPSTEQ, encoded by the exons TGTGTAGCGGGGCTGTGACCGTGAAGGTGGCTCCTAAAGTGGAGGTGTTGAAAGGCGAGACTGCCAAACTGCCCTGCACATACAGTGTCTCTCCACCATCAAGCAACGCTGTTGTTGAATGGTATTACATT GAGGAGCATGGAACCAGGAAGCGCGTGGCTTTCCGCTCCCAGGACGGCGAGGGAAAAAGCGACGATGGCACCATCCTGACTGGGCGGGTCACCATCGGACAGGACTTCACCTTGACCATCTCCTCGGTTCAACCCACCGACGAGCTCGTCTTCTACTGCTACGTCACCACTGGCCCCGCTGGGGTTGGAGATGCCTCCACCATGCTCAAAGTCTTCT TCGCTCCCGAGAAGCCAGAGCTCACGAGGCCGTCGAGCCAGGCCATTACTGCAGGAGAGACTACCAgctctgag ATTGGTACCTGTGTGACAATGAACGGACATCCCCAGCCAAGAATTATCTGGTTCAAAGATGACCAGCCCCTACCCGAGGTCAAGGACAGGAAGGAGA AGACCTACATGATTCCCTCGGTGGTGAAGGAGGCCTCCGGTCTCTACACCATCAAGAGCACCCTGTACATGCAGCCCACCAAGGCAGACAAGGACTCTGTGTTCCAGTGCACCGTGGAGTACAGCATGCCAGGAGACCAGATCAAACAGAAGAAGTCCAACACCATCACCATCAACCTCAACT ATCCCTCTGAGAAAGCGACCTTTTCCCTACTCAGCAATGATCCGGTCAAAGAGGGCGACTCTGTTACCATGAAGTGTGAGACTGATGGGAACCCTCAGCCTGAGTTTGACTTCACCAAAGAC GAACAACCCGTCAGCGGTCAGGGTGGTCTCCTGACGCTGAAATCTGTCAAGCGCACAGACGAAGGCGTGTACAAGTGCACGGCCATAGATTTCGATAACATGGAAGCTGACCTGAGTGGAACCATCAGCCTCACTGTCCACT ACATTGACCCGGTGACCGTGACCGCTGTCCAGCCTGAGGTCGTCATGCTCGGAGACAAGGCGGAGTGGCAGTGTAAGACCAAGGCCTCTGCTCCTCATACTGTTCACTGGAAAAAG GGCTCTGAGGTGCTCTCTCAGGACGGCACTCTGTCTATACAAGAGGTTTCCTATGATAAAGCTGGAGAGTACATGTGTGTTGCCGCCGTGCCATCTGTGCCAGGACTGACAGCCGAGGCTAGTGTCAACCTCAGCGTCAAAG GAAAGCCTGTGATCGAGTCTCCCACCGCTGGCGAGGTCGGGAAGGAAGGAGACATGGTGACTCTGAAGTGCTCGGCCTACGGCTCTCCCGCCCCTCAGTTCACCTGGAAGCCCTCAGGGAAGGAG TCTGTGGCCGTGGAGGGTAACAAAATGGTGAGCACCTTGACTCTGCAAGCCACAGCTGAGGTCATGAAGGACGGCGTGACCTGCGAGGTCTCCAACGAGCACGGATCAGATAGCAAGCCCATCCCGGTATCTCTCAAAAGAG TTGACAACTCGGCCGACAGAG CTGACAAGCAGCAGGGAGGCTCCAGCGGGGTGGTGATAgctgtggtggtgtgtgttctgctgctcctgctgctggtggcccTCATCTACTTCCTGAACAAGAAAAGCAAGCTGCCCTGCAGCAAGAAGGACAAGAAGGAAGT GGCCACTGGAGAGGTGAACAACGACATTGTGGTGGAGATGAAGACGGACAAGGCCAACGAAGAGGCCGGCCTCCTCAACAAGAGGCCGTCTACAGAACAG TGA
- the bcam gene encoding basal cell adhesion molecule isoform X1, which yields MDGITFGRASLLCTLLLLWAFQVCSGAVTVKVAPKVEVLKGETAKLPCTYSVSPPSSNAVVEWYYIEEHGTRKRVAFRSQDGEGKSDDGTILTGRVTIGQDFTLTISSVQPTDELVFYCYVTTGPAGVGDASTMLKVFFAPEKPELTRPSSQAITAGETTSSEIGTCVTMNGHPQPRIIWFKDDQPLPEVKDRKEKTYMIPSVVKEASGLYTIKSTLYMQPTKADKDSVFQCTVEYSMPGDQIKQKKSNTITINLNYPSEKATFSLLSNDPVKEGDSVTMKCETDGNPQPEFDFTKDEQPVSGQGGLLTLKSVKRTDEGVYKCTAIDFDNMEADLSGTISLTVHYIDPVTVTAVQPEVVMLGDKAEWQCKTKASAPHTVHWKKGSEVLSQDGTLSIQEVSYDKAGEYMCVAAVPSVPGLTAEASVNLSVKGKPVIESPTAGEVGKEGDMVTLKCSAYGSPAPQFTWKPSGKESVAVEGNKMVSTLTLQATAEVMKDGVTCEVSNEHGSDSKPIPVSLKRAVDNSADRADKQQGGSSGVVIAVVVCVLLLLLLVALIYFLNKKSKLPCSKKDKKEVATGEVNNDIVVEMKTDKANEEAGLLNKRPSTEQ from the exons TGTGTAGCGGGGCTGTGACCGTGAAGGTGGCTCCTAAAGTGGAGGTGTTGAAAGGCGAGACTGCCAAACTGCCCTGCACATACAGTGTCTCTCCACCATCAAGCAACGCTGTTGTTGAATGGTATTACATT GAGGAGCATGGAACCAGGAAGCGCGTGGCTTTCCGCTCCCAGGACGGCGAGGGAAAAAGCGACGATGGCACCATCCTGACTGGGCGGGTCACCATCGGACAGGACTTCACCTTGACCATCTCCTCGGTTCAACCCACCGACGAGCTCGTCTTCTACTGCTACGTCACCACTGGCCCCGCTGGGGTTGGAGATGCCTCCACCATGCTCAAAGTCTTCT TCGCTCCCGAGAAGCCAGAGCTCACGAGGCCGTCGAGCCAGGCCATTACTGCAGGAGAGACTACCAgctctgag ATTGGTACCTGTGTGACAATGAACGGACATCCCCAGCCAAGAATTATCTGGTTCAAAGATGACCAGCCCCTACCCGAGGTCAAGGACAGGAAGGAGA AGACCTACATGATTCCCTCGGTGGTGAAGGAGGCCTCCGGTCTCTACACCATCAAGAGCACCCTGTACATGCAGCCCACCAAGGCAGACAAGGACTCTGTGTTCCAGTGCACCGTGGAGTACAGCATGCCAGGAGACCAGATCAAACAGAAGAAGTCCAACACCATCACCATCAACCTCAACT ATCCCTCTGAGAAAGCGACCTTTTCCCTACTCAGCAATGATCCGGTCAAAGAGGGCGACTCTGTTACCATGAAGTGTGAGACTGATGGGAACCCTCAGCCTGAGTTTGACTTCACCAAAGAC GAACAACCCGTCAGCGGTCAGGGTGGTCTCCTGACGCTGAAATCTGTCAAGCGCACAGACGAAGGCGTGTACAAGTGCACGGCCATAGATTTCGATAACATGGAAGCTGACCTGAGTGGAACCATCAGCCTCACTGTCCACT ACATTGACCCGGTGACCGTGACCGCTGTCCAGCCTGAGGTCGTCATGCTCGGAGACAAGGCGGAGTGGCAGTGTAAGACCAAGGCCTCTGCTCCTCATACTGTTCACTGGAAAAAG GGCTCTGAGGTGCTCTCTCAGGACGGCACTCTGTCTATACAAGAGGTTTCCTATGATAAAGCTGGAGAGTACATGTGTGTTGCCGCCGTGCCATCTGTGCCAGGACTGACAGCCGAGGCTAGTGTCAACCTCAGCGTCAAAG GAAAGCCTGTGATCGAGTCTCCCACCGCTGGCGAGGTCGGGAAGGAAGGAGACATGGTGACTCTGAAGTGCTCGGCCTACGGCTCTCCCGCCCCTCAGTTCACCTGGAAGCCCTCAGGGAAGGAG TCTGTGGCCGTGGAGGGTAACAAAATGGTGAGCACCTTGACTCTGCAAGCCACAGCTGAGGTCATGAAGGACGGCGTGACCTGCGAGGTCTCCAACGAGCACGGATCAGATAGCAAGCCCATCCCGGTATCTCTCAAAAGAG CAGTTGACAACTCGGCCGACAGAG CTGACAAGCAGCAGGGAGGCTCCAGCGGGGTGGTGATAgctgtggtggtgtgtgttctgctgctcctgctgctggtggcccTCATCTACTTCCTGAACAAGAAAAGCAAGCTGCCCTGCAGCAAGAAGGACAAGAAGGAAGT GGCCACTGGAGAGGTGAACAACGACATTGTGGTGGAGATGAAGACGGACAAGGCCAACGAAGAGGCCGGCCTCCTCAACAAGAGGCCGTCTACAGAACAG TGA